One window of Alosa sapidissima isolate fAloSap1 chromosome 21, fAloSap1.pri, whole genome shotgun sequence genomic DNA carries:
- the stmn2b gene encoding stathmin-2b isoform X1 has protein sequence MAKTAIAYKEKMKELSLINLICSCFHTEAKNNLIGQFEADMEVKPINKRASGQAFEVILKSPSPTSDGNYSISTPPKKRDLSLEDIQKKLEAAEDRRRSQEAQVLKALAEKREHERDVLLKAMEENSNFSRMAEEKLSVKMEQIRENREAYLAAMMERLQEKERHAQVVRRNKELREELTA, from the exons cctACAAAGAGAAGATGAAGGAGCTGTCCCTCATCAACCTCATCTGTTCCTGTTTCCACACGGAGGCCAAAAACAACCTGATTGGCCAGTTTGAAG cagacatggAGGTGAAGCCCATTAACAAGCGAGCCTCAGGGCAGGCGTTTGAGGTGATTCTGAAGTcgccctcccccacctccgatGGCAACTACAGCATCAGCACCCCACCCAAGAAGAGGGACCTCTCCCTGGAGGACATCCAGAAGAAGCTGGAGGCTGCAGAGGACCGGAGGAGa tcccAGGAGGCGCAGGTCCTGAAGGCTCTGGCAGAGAAGCGTGAGCATGAACGCGACGTGCTCCTCAAGGCCATGGAGGAGAACAGCAACTTCAGCCGGATGGCCGAGGAGAAGCTGTCCGTCAAGATGGAGCAGATCCGCGAGAACAGGGAGGCCTACCTGGCAGCCATGATGGAACGCCTCCAGgagaag GAGAGGCATGCCCAGGTGGTTCGCAGGAACAAGGAGCTGAGGGAAGAGCTGACAGCATGA
- the stmn2b gene encoding stathmin-2b isoform X2, translating into MAKTAIAYKEKMKELSLINLICSCFHTEAKNNLIGQFEDMEVKPINKRASGQAFEVILKSPSPTSDGNYSISTPPKKRDLSLEDIQKKLEAAEDRRRSQEAQVLKALAEKREHERDVLLKAMEENSNFSRMAEEKLSVKMEQIRENREAYLAAMMERLQEKERHAQVVRRNKELREELTA; encoded by the exons cctACAAAGAGAAGATGAAGGAGCTGTCCCTCATCAACCTCATCTGTTCCTGTTTCCACACGGAGGCCAAAAACAACCTGATTGGCCAGTTTGAAG acatggAGGTGAAGCCCATTAACAAGCGAGCCTCAGGGCAGGCGTTTGAGGTGATTCTGAAGTcgccctcccccacctccgatGGCAACTACAGCATCAGCACCCCACCCAAGAAGAGGGACCTCTCCCTGGAGGACATCCAGAAGAAGCTGGAGGCTGCAGAGGACCGGAGGAGa tcccAGGAGGCGCAGGTCCTGAAGGCTCTGGCAGAGAAGCGTGAGCATGAACGCGACGTGCTCCTCAAGGCCATGGAGGAGAACAGCAACTTCAGCCGGATGGCCGAGGAGAAGCTGTCCGTCAAGATGGAGCAGATCCGCGAGAACAGGGAGGCCTACCTGGCAGCCATGATGGAACGCCTCCAGgagaag GAGAGGCATGCCCAGGTGGTTCGCAGGAACAAGGAGCTGAGGGAAGAGCTGACAGCATGA